CGTCTACCTCCAGGGGATCGGGCACGTGAAGACCAGCGTGCATCGCCAGGTCCAAGGCCGGGTCAAGACCATCCAGATTCGCCGCCAAGGGCGCCGTTGGATGCTGGTGCTGTCCTGCGACGAGGTGCCGACGCGGCCCTTGGCGCCCACCAGGGCGGCAGTCGGTATCGATGTCGGGATCGCCAGCTTCGCCACCACCTCCGACGGCGAACATCTTCCCAACCCTCGCCTTGGGCGGGCCGCCGCCGCCAAGCTGAGCACCGCCCAACAGATCCTGGCCCGCAAGCAGCGGGCTCCAACAACCGTGCCAAGGCCAGAGCGACGGTGGCGGCCCGCCATCGCAAGCTCGCCAACCAGCGCCGCAACTTCCATTACCATGCGGCCCGGGCGCTTGTCGCCGACCATGGCCTCCTGGTCGTGGAGGACCTGAGGATCCGCAACATGGTGCGGCGACCGGCCCCCCGCCCCGATCCCGACCAGCCCGGCCGGTTCCTGCCCAACCGGGCCGCGGCCAAGACCGGCTTGCATCGAAGCATCCATGACGTGGGCTGGGCTCAGTTCGTGTCGATCCTGCGCGCCAAAGCGGAAGAGGCTAGGCGTGTGGTGATCGAGGTGGACGCCCGGCACACCTCCGACCGCTGCGGAGCCTGCGGGTACACCGCCCAGGAGAATCGCGCCAGCCAAGCGGTGTTCTCCTGTCGGCGGTGCGGGCATGCCGTCGATGCGGACGAACATGCGGCACGCAACATTCTCCGGGCTGGACTGGCCCGTCTCGCCGCCGATTCGGCTGCGTGAAAAGACGCTGGCGGCTGCAGCCGTCAGAGAAGTCACCATCTTGGACTCGAACGCGGTCACTCTATGATGCGGGCATGGCGATCTCCCACGAATGGCGCGGCGAGTTCACCAGCGCCGAGGCCAACGGGCTCCATGCCGAGTGCTTCGACCACCCGGTGCTGAGCGACGCCGAGTGGGACTGGCGACGGCAGGTCGAGGGGCACAGCCTGGGGTGGGTGTGCGCCCGCGACGGGGGCGAGCTGGTCGGGTTCGTGAACGTGGCCTGGGACGGGGTGGTGCATGCGTTC
The window above is part of the Actinomycetota bacterium genome. Proteins encoded here:
- a CDS encoding GNAT family N-acetyltransferase; its protein translation is MAISHEWRGEFTSAEANGLHAECFDHPVLSDAEWDWRRQVEGHSLGWVCARDGGELVGFVNVAWDGVVHAFVLDTMVAAGARRRGIGTRLVEIAVREARAAGCEWLHVDFEDHLRGFYFDACGFTPTNAGLIEL